One genomic window of Streptomyces sp. WP-1 includes the following:
- a CDS encoding transglycosylase domain-containing protein, whose product MTDASQGEGRTGRDEQPLDADRTLHLRVDALRADETVQLRVPPPPEPPSGGGRAERRRSARPSPRERAGSVTARILTLPTPLTRRLAPYLRPLAPYARRLRPAYPRPGRNGWRRWLPSWRQWLGGTLASFGLLSAFLVTAYAVTGIPSDLNSYATQQDNVYFWSDGTPMARTGWVQRQAMPLKEIPPDVRWAVLAAENETFYSDPGISVKGISRALFRTVGEGDTQGGSTITQQYVKNVYLNQNQTVSRKFTEAMISLKLDNKMSKDKILEGYLNTSWFGRGTYGIQRASQAYYGKDVSKLDVSEAAMLAGLLKGAGLYDPTLSKANHQRAVARWSWILDRMVKIHKLTPAQRAQYKTFPEPLKSNPLYNTGEQSDYLVELASQYAKKSAHLTDQQFDLGGYQIYTTFDRERENALTGAVTKARKKAKQDDPDAAKNGHYGAASVGTDGRILAVYGGPDHRTQGYNESNATTVPAGTAFLPFVYAAGLEHGVHKTRGGPATPVTPDSVYDGDDAVPVTTPEGPYWDRSGKKVAAHNDGNKSYGRITLREALAKSVNTPFMQLGMDTGLGQVRQTAQAAGLLPASIGPQVPTLSLGSSTPSAIRMASGYATFAAGGTHTEPYSVRRITRNGAPVDLATPSPARAIGADVAQDVDQALTDSFRAAHPDVTTPGVAGKAGTADQGTTDEGGTGRNTAAWYAGTADSVSTAVVVYRMDLAKSLEPLPLKGLAGTSPDTVPYALWSAAMGLD is encoded by the coding sequence GTGACCGATGCGTCGCAGGGGGAGGGCCGGACCGGCCGGGACGAGCAGCCGCTCGACGCCGACCGGACCCTGCATCTGAGAGTGGACGCTCTCCGGGCCGACGAGACCGTGCAACTGCGCGTGCCCCCGCCGCCCGAGCCCCCGTCCGGCGGCGGACGGGCCGAGCGCAGACGCAGCGCGCGCCCCTCCCCGCGGGAGCGCGCGGGGAGCGTGACGGCCCGAATACTCACCCTGCCGACGCCACTGACACGCCGGCTCGCGCCGTACCTGCGCCCCCTCGCACCCTACGCGCGGCGCCTCAGGCCCGCCTACCCCCGCCCCGGCCGCAACGGCTGGCGGCGCTGGCTGCCCTCCTGGCGGCAGTGGCTCGGCGGCACCCTGGCCTCCTTCGGCCTGCTCAGCGCCTTCCTGGTGACCGCGTACGCGGTCACCGGCATACCGAGCGACCTGAACTCGTACGCCACCCAGCAGGACAACGTCTACTTCTGGTCCGACGGCACCCCGATGGCCCGTACGGGCTGGGTGCAGCGGCAGGCGATGCCCCTGAAGGAGATCCCCCCGGACGTCCGCTGGGCGGTGCTCGCCGCGGAGAACGAGACCTTCTACTCCGACCCCGGGATTTCCGTGAAGGGCATCAGCCGGGCGCTGTTCCGCACCGTGGGAGAGGGGGACACCCAGGGCGGTTCCACCATTACCCAGCAGTACGTGAAGAACGTCTATCTGAACCAGAACCAGACCGTCAGCCGCAAGTTCACCGAGGCGATGATCTCGCTCAAGCTCGACAACAAGATGAGCAAGGACAAGATCCTCGAGGGTTATCTCAACACCAGCTGGTTCGGCCGCGGCACCTACGGCATCCAGCGCGCCTCCCAGGCCTACTACGGCAAGGACGTCAGCAAGCTCGACGTGTCCGAGGCCGCCATGCTCGCCGGACTCCTCAAGGGCGCGGGCCTGTACGACCCCACCCTGAGCAAGGCCAACCACCAGCGGGCCGTCGCGCGCTGGTCCTGGATCCTCGACCGCATGGTCAAGATCCACAAGCTGACGCCGGCCCAGCGCGCCCAGTACAAGACGTTTCCCGAGCCGCTGAAGTCCAACCCGCTGTACAACACCGGCGAGCAGAGCGACTACCTGGTGGAACTGGCCTCCCAGTACGCCAAGAAGTCCGCCCACCTGACCGACCAGCAGTTCGACCTCGGCGGCTACCAGATCTACACCACCTTCGACCGCGAGCGGGAGAACGCGCTCACCGGCGCCGTCACCAAGGCCCGCAAGAAGGCCAAGCAGGACGACCCCGACGCCGCGAAGAACGGCCACTACGGGGCCGCCTCCGTGGGCACCGACGGCCGGATCCTCGCCGTCTACGGCGGCCCCGACCACCGCACCCAGGGCTACAACGAGTCCAACGCGACCACCGTCCCGGCCGGCACCGCCTTCCTGCCCTTCGTCTACGCCGCCGGGCTCGAACACGGCGTCCACAAGACCCGCGGCGGACCCGCCACCCCGGTCACCCCCGACAGTGTCTACGACGGCGACGACGCCGTACCCGTCACCACCCCCGAGGGCCCCTACTGGGACCGCAGCGGCAAGAAGGTCGCGGCGCACAACGACGGCAACAAGTCGTACGGCAGGATCACCCTGCGCGAGGCCCTCGCCAAATCGGTCAACACACCGTTCATGCAGCTCGGCATGGACACCGGCCTCGGCCAGGTACGCCAGACCGCCCAGGCCGCCGGGCTGCTCCCCGCCAGCATCGGTCCCCAGGTGCCCACCCTCTCGCTCGGCAGCTCCACCCCCAGCGCCATCCGGATGGCCAGCGGATACGCCACCTTCGCCGCCGGCGGCACCCACACGGAGCCGTACTCGGTGCGCCGTATCACCCGCAACGGCGCCCCCGTCGACCTGGCCACCCCGAGCCCCGCCCGCGCGATCGGCGCCGACGTCGCGCAGGACGTCGACCAGGCGCTCACCGACTCCTTCCGCGCCGCCCACCCGGACGTCACCACCCCGGGCGTGGCGGGCAAGGCAGGGACGGCGGACCAGGGCACCACCGACGAGGGCGGCACCGGCCGGAACACCGCCGCCTGGTACGCGGGCACGGCCGACTCGGTGTCCACGGCGGTCGTCGTCTACCGCATGGACCTGGCCAAGTCCCTCGAACCGCTCCCGCTGAAGGGACTCGCGGGCACCTCGCCGGACACCGTCCCCTACGCCCTCTGGTCGGCCGCCATGGGCCTGGACTGA
- a CDS encoding HAD family hydrolase: MPVLVASDLDRTLIYSSAALALTMPDARAPRLLCVEVHESRPLSYMTETAARLLTDLGDAAVFVPTTTRTRKQYQRINLPGPQPAFAICANGGHLLVDGVTDRDWHARVLARLADECAPLAKVQEHLTRTADPVWLRKQRVAEDLFAYLVVERELLPEDWVKELSAWAESRGWTVSLQGRKLYAVPKPLTKSAAVHEVARRTGAELTLAAGDSLLDADLLLAADRGWRPGHGELADTGWLAPGISALPERGVLAGERILREFLKATRTAAP, from the coding sequence ATGCCGGTGCTGGTGGCGAGCGACCTCGACCGGACGCTGATCTACTCCTCGGCGGCCCTCGCGCTGACCATGCCGGACGCCCGCGCGCCCCGGCTGCTGTGCGTGGAGGTGCACGAGAGCCGACCGCTGTCGTACATGACCGAGACGGCGGCGCGGCTGCTGACCGACCTCGGGGACGCGGCCGTGTTCGTGCCGACCACGACCCGGACCCGCAAGCAGTACCAGCGCATCAACCTGCCCGGCCCGCAGCCCGCGTTCGCGATCTGCGCCAACGGCGGCCACCTGCTCGTCGACGGTGTCACCGACCGCGACTGGCACGCCCGGGTGCTGGCCCGCCTCGCCGACGAGTGCGCGCCGCTCGCAAAGGTCCAGGAGCATCTGACGCGGACCGCCGACCCCGTGTGGCTGCGCAAGCAGCGGGTCGCCGAGGACCTGTTCGCCTACCTCGTGGTCGAGCGCGAGCTGCTGCCCGAGGACTGGGTGAAGGAGCTGAGCGCCTGGGCCGAGAGCCGTGGCTGGACCGTCTCGCTCCAGGGCCGCAAGCTCTACGCCGTGCCCAAGCCGCTCACCAAGAGCGCCGCCGTCCACGAGGTGGCCCGCCGCACCGGCGCCGAGCTGACCCTGGCCGCCGGCGACTCCCTGCTGGACGCCGACCTCCTGCTGGCCGCGGACCGGGGCTGGCGACCGGGCCACGGGGAACTGGCGGACACGGGGTGGCTGGCGCCGGGGATCAGCGCGCTGCCGGAGAGGGGGGTGCTGGCGGGGGAGCGCATCCTGAGAGAGTTCCTGAAGGCGACGCGCACGGCCGCCCCGTAG
- a CDS encoding phosphoribosyltransferase has product MNNAVNDGVWSGSWVAERLGVELVGDDGRGGEELRAMLGLALRRNPKRAHLLVSHVLGKHVPQTPSVVYGHGVRLGRRVHALLGPREAARAVVLGYAETATGLGHAVADGLGAAPYLHSTRRPVAGVTPAGGFEESHSHATSHLLLPSDPGLLGGDGPLVLVDDEFSTGNTVLNTIRDLHARYPRTRYVVVALVDMRSARDVRRLEGFAAEIGARVDLVAAASGTVLLPEGVLEKGQELVGRHEAAGRGSGAAGRAVPRVPEGATRVDLGWPAGLPDGGRHGFTPDHRARLEAALPAMAGRISGALPADAGNVLVLGFEELMYAPLRLAGELERTRDGAVRFSTTTRSPVLAVDDPGYAIRSRIVFPAHDDPADGPGERYAYNVAGGGFDAVVAVVDSAGDTPALHAPDGLLARLAEQVPHVLLAVVPSFVPAPPHAPERPAMLPEPLRGPAFSSYPPDEVGWLLRDLSDVTLEAPTEEREEAVQSGGAHYAESLPVEYQPSAQYQELFHAALDTSAARIARAVGVVTETALGERSPRPVLVSLARAGTPVGVLMRRWAHFRHGLELPHYAVSIVRGRGIDANALRWLAAHHDPRDVVFVDGWTGKGAITRELAQAIEEFEKSEGISGFDPEIAVLADPGSCVRTYGTREDFLVPSACLNSTVSGLISRTVLRADLVGPDDFHGAKFYRELAGADVSVAFLDTVEARFSEVAEGVAEAVKELLAADRTPTWAGWRAVERISEEYGIHDVNLVKPGVGETTRVLLRRVPWKILARKGAGADLDHVRLLARQRGVPVEEVDELPYTCVGLIHPRYTRGATGADGRAVNV; this is encoded by the coding sequence ATCTGCTGGTCTCCCACGTGCTCGGCAAGCACGTACCGCAGACGCCTTCGGTGGTGTACGGCCACGGGGTGCGGCTCGGCCGGCGGGTGCACGCGCTGCTCGGCCCGCGGGAGGCGGCCCGCGCGGTCGTCCTCGGGTACGCGGAGACCGCGACGGGACTCGGGCACGCGGTGGCCGACGGCCTCGGCGCGGCGCCGTATCTGCACTCCACGCGGCGGCCGGTCGCCGGGGTGACCCCCGCGGGCGGGTTCGAGGAGTCGCACTCCCACGCCACGTCGCACCTGCTGCTGCCCTCGGACCCCGGGCTGCTGGGCGGCGACGGGCCGCTGGTGCTGGTGGACGACGAGTTCTCCACCGGGAACACGGTCCTGAACACGATCCGCGATCTCCATGCCCGGTATCCACGGACGCGGTATGTGGTGGTCGCGCTCGTGGACATGCGGTCGGCGCGGGACGTCCGGCGGCTGGAGGGGTTCGCGGCGGAGATCGGGGCGCGGGTGGATCTCGTCGCCGCGGCCTCGGGGACGGTACTGCTTCCGGAAGGTGTGCTGGAGAAGGGGCAGGAGCTGGTGGGCCGCCATGAGGCGGCCGGGCGCGGCTCCGGGGCGGCCGGCCGCGCGGTTCCCCGCGTCCCTGAGGGGGCGACGCGTGTGGACCTCGGCTGGCCCGCCGGCCTTCCCGACGGAGGACGGCACGGATTCACCCCCGACCACCGCGCCCGCCTCGAAGCCGCCCTCCCCGCGATGGCCGGCCGAATATCCGGCGCCCTCCCCGCCGACGCCGGGAACGTGCTGGTCCTCGGCTTCGAGGAGCTGATGTACGCCCCCCTGCGGCTCGCCGGTGAGCTGGAGCGGACGCGGGACGGCGCGGTGCGGTTCTCCACCACCACGCGCTCGCCCGTGCTCGCGGTGGACGACCCGGGGTACGCGATCCGCAGCCGCATCGTCTTCCCGGCGCACGACGACCCGGCCGACGGGCCCGGCGAGCGGTACGCCTACAACGTGGCGGGCGGCGGGTTCGACGCCGTCGTCGCCGTGGTCGACTCGGCCGGCGACACCCCCGCGCTGCACGCGCCGGACGGACTGCTCGCGCGGCTCGCCGAACAGGTGCCGCACGTCCTGCTCGCGGTCGTCCCCTCCTTCGTCCCCGCACCCCCGCACGCTCCCGAAAGGCCGGCCATGCTGCCCGAGCCCCTCCGCGGCCCCGCGTTCTCCTCGTACCCGCCCGACGAGGTCGGCTGGCTGCTCCGGGACCTCTCCGACGTCACCCTGGAGGCGCCGACCGAGGAGCGGGAGGAGGCCGTCCAGAGCGGCGGGGCGCACTACGCCGAGTCGCTGCCGGTGGAGTACCAGCCCAGCGCCCAGTACCAGGAGCTGTTCCACGCGGCCCTCGACACCTCGGCCGCGCGGATCGCCCGCGCCGTCGGCGTGGTGACCGAGACGGCCCTCGGCGAGAGGTCGCCGCGCCCGGTGCTGGTGTCGCTGGCCCGTGCCGGAACCCCGGTCGGTGTGCTGATGCGCCGCTGGGCGCACTTCCGGCACGGCCTCGAACTGCCGCACTACGCCGTGTCGATCGTGCGCGGCCGGGGCATCGACGCCAACGCGCTGCGCTGGCTCGCCGCCCATCACGACCCGAGAGACGTCGTGTTCGTGGACGGCTGGACCGGCAAGGGCGCCATCACCCGTGAACTCGCCCAGGCGATCGAGGAGTTCGAGAAGTCGGAGGGCATCAGCGGCTTCGACCCGGAGATCGCCGTCCTCGCCGACCCGGGCTCCTGCGTGCGCACCTACGGCACCCGCGAGGACTTCCTCGTCCCCTCCGCCTGCCTCAACTCCACCGTCTCCGGGCTGATTTCGCGTACCGTCCTGCGCGCCGACCTGGTCGGCCCGGACGACTTCCACGGCGCGAAGTTCTACCGCGAACTCGCCGGCGCCGATGTCTCCGTGGCCTTCCTCGACACCGTCGAGGCACGCTTTTCCGAGGTCGCCGAGGGCGTGGCGGAGGCGGTCAAGGAACTGCTGGCCGCGGACCGCACCCCGACCTGGGCGGGCTGGCGGGCCGTCGAGCGGATCAGCGAGGAGTACGGCATCCACGACGTGAACCTCGTCAAGCCGGGCGTCGGCGAGACCACCCGGGTGCTGCTGCGCCGGGTGCCCTGGAAGATCCTCGCGCGCAAGGGCGCGGGCGCCGACCTGGACCATGTCCGGCTGCTCGCCCGGCAGCGCGGGGTACCGGTCGAGGAGGTGGACGAACTGCCGTACACCTGCGTCGGGTTGATCCACCCCCGGTACACGCGCGGGGCGACCGGTGCCGACGGCCGGGCGGTGAACGTCTGA
- a CDS encoding zinc ribbon domain-containing protein → MPRYEYRCRSCGDTFELSRPMSESAAPAQCPAGHADTVKLLSTVAVGGSAPSSAPAPQGGGGGCCGGGCCG, encoded by the coding sequence ATGCCTCGCTATGAGTACCGCTGCCGGAGCTGCGGCGACACGTTCGAACTGAGCCGGCCGATGTCGGAGTCGGCGGCACCGGCGCAGTGCCCCGCCGGGCACGCGGACACGGTGAAGCTGCTGTCCACGGTCGCGGTGGGCGGTTCGGCCCCGTCCTCGGCCCCAGCGCCCCAGGGGGGTGGCGGCGGCTGCTGCGGCGGGGGCTGCTGCGGCTGA